A genomic stretch from Pontivivens ytuae includes:
- a CDS encoding GIY-YIG nuclease family protein: MTRYVYILATRPRGPIYIGSAADLQRRMEQHRTSHAGAHTSRYNIRTLVWFEAHVDAVDALHREQRLKRWRRAWKDALIEETNPDWRDLSHDIPFE; encoded by the coding sequence GTGACCCGCTACGTCTACATCCTGGCCACCCGCCCCCGCGGCCCGATCTACATCGGCTCCGCCGCCGATCTGCAGCGGCGGATGGAACAGCATCGCACCAGCCACGCCGGCGCCCACACCAGCCGCTACAACATCCGCACGCTGGTTTGGTTCGAAGCGCATGTGGACGCGGTCGACGCCCTCCACCGCGAACAACGCCTCAAGCGTTGGCGCCGCGCCTGGAAAGACGCCCTGATCGAGGAGACGAACCCCGACTGGCGGGATCTCTCCCACGACATCCCTTTCGAGTAA
- a CDS encoding DUF2461 domain-containing protein gives MGEAPGFTAESFGFLEELAANNNREWYKAHRDRHRDALEMPFARMLGAASEALSEDGVELSGGKRTMFRLQRDTRFSEDKTPYKTSVSGMLTPSGEKREAYGVVYAQIDAAGGFMAAGYHALTPKRLEPIRRRILEEDAAFRDMLGGLEAAGFPLDRTNALTAMPRGFQDEKDHPLADYVKLKSFLIREDLEREVWMSGEVVDRMVRTARAALPLLAFGWVR, from the coding sequence GTGGGGGAGGCGCCGGGCTTCACCGCAGAGAGCTTCGGGTTTCTCGAGGAGCTCGCCGCGAACAACAACCGCGAGTGGTACAAGGCGCACCGGGACCGGCACCGCGATGCGCTGGAGATGCCGTTCGCCCGGATGCTCGGCGCGGCCTCCGAGGCGCTGTCGGAGGACGGCGTGGAGCTGTCGGGCGGCAAGCGCACGATGTTCCGGCTGCAGCGCGACACCCGGTTCTCGGAGGATAAGACGCCCTACAAGACGAGCGTGTCGGGGATGCTGACGCCCTCGGGCGAGAAGCGGGAAGCCTACGGCGTGGTTTATGCCCAGATCGATGCGGCGGGCGGCTTCATGGCCGCGGGCTACCACGCGCTGACGCCCAAGCGGCTGGAGCCGATCCGGCGGCGGATCCTGGAGGAGGACGCGGCGTTTCGCGACATGCTGGGCGGGCTGGAGGCCGCGGGCTTTCCGCTGGACCGGACCAACGCGCTGACCGCGATGCCGCGCGGCTTCCAGGACGAGAAGGACCACCCGCTGGCGGACTACGTGAAGCTGAAGAGCTTCCTGATCCGAGAGGATCTTGAGCGGGAGGTATGGATGTCCGGCGAGGTCGTGGACCGGATGGTGCGGACGGCTAGAGCTGCGCTGCCGCTGCTTGCGTTTGGTTGGGTGCGGTAG
- a CDS encoding BolA family protein — protein sequence MKLRENFAPRELEVVDESHLHAGHAGAPDGGQSHFRVRMRAEALSGLSRVAAQRKIYAVLKDEMAGPVHALALDVGA from the coding sequence ATGAAATTGCGGGAGAATTTTGCCCCGCGTGAGCTGGAGGTGGTCGACGAGTCGCATCTTCACGCCGGTCACGCGGGCGCGCCCGATGGCGGGCAGAGCCATTTCCGGGTCCGGATGCGGGCCGAGGCGCTGTCCGGGCTCAGCCGCGTGGCGGCCCAGCGGAAGATCTACGCGGTCCTCAAGGACGAGATGGCAGGCCCGGTCCACGCCCTCGCCCTCGACGTCGGCGCCTGA
- a CDS encoding J domain-containing protein — protein sequence MARKNPFDFDISVSADKRRRAKSRGQSGAVNSSTKQCDHAGCEKPGLYRAPKSPERLDEYFWFCKEHIREYNLKWNFFEHHSEEEFEEQIERDRVGERPTWSFKTGAEKAKTHSHAEGRAWARFGYDDPYEVLGENATRNPAAAPDKPRRRKLPPTERRALDILGAEDTLTKSELRKVYKSLVKDLHPDMNGGKRDDEDRLQEVVWAWDQIKGSRSFPD from the coding sequence ATGGCACGGAAGAACCCGTTCGATTTCGACATCTCCGTCTCCGCCGACAAGCGGCGCCGGGCGAAGTCGCGCGGGCAGTCGGGGGCCGTCAATTCCTCGACCAAGCAATGCGACCACGCGGGCTGCGAGAAGCCGGGCCTCTACCGCGCGCCGAAAAGCCCCGAGCGGCTCGACGAGTACTTCTGGTTCTGCAAGGAGCATATCCGCGAGTACAACCTCAAATGGAACTTCTTCGAGCATCACAGCGAGGAGGAATTCGAGGAGCAGATCGAGCGCGACCGCGTCGGCGAGCGTCCCACCTGGTCCTTCAAGACGGGCGCGGAGAAGGCCAAGACCCACTCCCATGCCGAGGGCCGCGCCTGGGCGCGCTTCGGCTATGACGACCCCTATGAGGTGCTGGGCGAGAACGCGACCCGCAACCCCGCGGCCGCCCCCGACAAGCCGCGCCGCCGCAAGCTGCCCCCGACCGAGCGCCGCGCGCTCGACATCCTGGGCGCAGAGGACACGCTTACCAAGTCGGAATTACGCAAGGTTTACAAAAGCCTCGTAAAGGATCTTCACCCCGACATGAACGGCGGCAAGCGCGACGACGAGGACCGCTTGCAGGAGGTCGTCTGGGCCTGGGACCAGATCAAGGGCTCCCGCTCCTTCCCTGACTGA
- a CDS encoding DUF4304 domain-containing protein: MSKSRKLRAAFKAIFEPAMREAGYDVAYPNFCRAEGEVLHLVMVQPWTYGGAFTIEFGVQRGPFHNGNDELVPPETLEVDYLPLPSRARLGPGEAQPKRDRSPSPDHYAYARIADDRAALDELMREVAGHIPQIDAWLRDGTVSPNIHPYD; this comes from the coding sequence ATGTCCAAGTCCCGAAAGCTGCGCGCGGCCTTCAAGGCCATCTTCGAACCTGCCATGAGGGAGGCCGGCTACGACGTCGCCTACCCGAACTTCTGTCGGGCGGAGGGCGAGGTTCTGCACCTCGTCATGGTGCAGCCCTGGACCTATGGCGGCGCTTTCACCATCGAGTTCGGAGTGCAGCGCGGTCCCTTCCACAACGGGAACGACGAGCTCGTCCCGCCCGAGACGCTCGAGGTCGACTACCTCCCGCTGCCCAGCCGCGCCCGCCTCGGCCCCGGCGAGGCGCAACCGAAGCGGGACCGCAGCCCCTCCCCCGACCACTACGCCTATGCGCGCATCGCCGACGATCGCGCCGCCCTCGACGAGCTGATGCGCGAGGTTGCCGGCCACATCCCCCAGATCGACGCCTGGCTGCGCGACGGGACGGTCAGCCCGAACATCCACCCCTACGACTGA
- a CDS encoding YceI family protein, with the protein MSLRSLALATALTAAPFAAQAWEVDMSHTQVTFEVSHLGFSTMSGRFTEFEPEVSFDPEDIEATEISFVIDAASIDTGWKARDEHLNRSDFLNTGEYPEITFTSTSVTQTGENTADVTGDLTMLGQTQEVTFNATLNALGPFPFNPEMQIAGFTATADVDRTAFGMGFGAPAIPAVIPVTVNIELTNQE; encoded by the coding sequence ATGTCCCTGCGTTCCCTGGCTCTCGCCACTGCGCTCACCGCCGCCCCCTTCGCCGCACAGGCGTGGGAGGTCGACATGTCCCACACCCAGGTGACGTTCGAGGTCAGCCATCTCGGCTTCTCCACCATGAGCGGCCGCTTCACCGAGTTCGAGCCCGAGGTCTCCTTCGACCCCGAGGACATCGAGGCGACCGAGATCAGCTTCGTGATCGACGCGGCCTCGATCGACACCGGCTGGAAAGCGCGGGACGAGCATCTGAACCGCTCCGACTTCCTGAACACCGGCGAGTATCCGGAGATCACCTTCACCTCGACCTCCGTCACGCAGACCGGTGAGAACACGGCCGACGTGACCGGCGATCTGACCATGCTCGGCCAGACGCAGGAGGTCACGTTCAACGCGACGCTCAACGCGCTCGGCCCGTTCCCCTTCAACCCGGAGATGCAGATCGCGGGCTTCACGGCGACGGCTGACGTCGATCGCACCGCCTTCGGCATGGGCTTCGGCGCGCCGGCGATCCCGGCCGTGATCCCGGTGACGGTGAACATCGAGCTCACCAACCAGGAATGA
- a CDS encoding cytochrome b: MQIMNTTARWGWMSKAIHWITAILIVWQLGYGVWMTNFLADPLDQFAATQVHKSWGFVVFVLAVARVIWLLVSGPRPGLPADTPRWQKRAAHASHAVLYSMIFILPLSGWVMSAASPLQDLLAIENMVFGAFAMPDPWVPGVEWVENVAHFVHFWSGILLGVVLVAHIGAALQHHFKEKDDVLKRMTVG, translated from the coding sequence ATGCAGATCATGAACACGACCGCCCGCTGGGGCTGGATGAGCAAGGCGATCCACTGGATCACGGCGATCCTGATCGTCTGGCAGCTCGGCTACGGCGTCTGGATGACCAACTTCCTCGCCGACCCGCTGGACCAGTTCGCGGCGACCCAGGTGCACAAGAGCTGGGGCTTCGTCGTCTTCGTCCTCGCGGTGGCGCGCGTCATCTGGCTGCTGGTCTCGGGACCCCGGCCCGGCCTGCCCGCGGACACCCCGCGCTGGCAGAAGCGTGCGGCCCATGCGAGCCACGCGGTGCTTTACTCGATGATCTTCATCCTGCCGCTGTCGGGCTGGGTGATGAGCGCCGCCTCGCCCCTGCAGGACCTGCTCGCGATCGAGAACATGGTCTTCGGCGCCTTCGCGATGCCCGACCCCTGGGTGCCCGGCGTGGAATGGGTGGAGAACGTTGCCCATTTCGTCCACTTCTGGTCCGGCATCCTGCTCGGCGTGGTTCTCGTCGCCCATATCGGCGCCGCGCTACAGCACCACTTCAAGGAGAAGGACGACGTCCTGAAACGCATGACGGTGGGGTGA
- a CDS encoding HPr family phosphocarrier protein produces MVRLTLDIVNEKGLHARASARFVECVEARDAQATVARNGQVVAGDSIMDLLMLEAAPGTSIEVECRGPEAEALAEDLKALVADRFGEPR; encoded by the coding sequence ATGGTGCGCCTGACCCTCGACATCGTGAACGAAAAGGGCCTGCACGCCCGCGCCTCCGCCCGGTTCGTGGAGTGCGTGGAGGCGCGCGATGCCCAGGCCACCGTGGCGCGGAACGGCCAGGTGGTCGCGGGCGATTCGATCATGGACCTCCTGATGCTGGAGGCTGCGCCGGGCACCTCGATCGAGGTGGAGTGCCGCGGGCCCGAGGCCGAGGCGCTGGCTGAGGATCTGAAGGCGCTGGTGGCGGATCGGTTCGGGGAGCCGCGCTGA
- a CDS encoding PTS sugar transporter subunit IIA yields MFGIVIVAHGGLAKEYLSALQHVVGELDGVRAISVGPEDSLTSRQDEICAATEAVNTGDGVVLVTDLIGSTPSNLAMKACTRREMDVIYGANMPLLVQLAKSRHRDRRVAVNAALDTGRRCLDARRSPATPPTPKAPARVA; encoded by the coding sequence TTGTTCGGGATCGTCATCGTGGCCCATGGAGGCCTTGCCAAGGAATATCTTTCCGCGCTGCAGCATGTGGTCGGAGAACTGGACGGGGTGCGCGCCATCTCGGTCGGGCCGGAGGACAGCCTCACGTCTCGGCAGGATGAGATCTGCGCTGCGACCGAGGCGGTGAACACGGGCGACGGCGTCGTCCTGGTGACCGACCTGATCGGCTCGACTCCCTCTAATCTCGCGATGAAGGCCTGCACGCGGCGGGAGATGGACGTGATCTACGGTGCGAACATGCCGCTGCTCGTCCAACTCGCGAAGTCGCGGCACCGCGACCGGCGCGTGGCCGTGAACGCGGCGCTCGACACCGGGCGGCGCTGCCTCGATGCGCGGCGCAGCCCCGCGACGCCCCCGACGCCCAAGGCCCCCGCCCGCGTCGCCTGA